Proteins encoded together in one Amphritea japonica ATCC BAA-1530 window:
- the phoU gene encoding phosphate signaling complex protein PhoU, whose product MSYEQDRHSNHISQSFNEELEQIRTELLTMGGFVERQLSDAVEALVEGDTEQAEQARKSDQAINDMEMMIDEQCTLIIARRQPAAADLRLIISVSKAVSDLERIGDETSRICRYAIELADEGKNVRGYQEVRHIGNLVRDMLQNCLTAFARSDAEMAYKVAKQDKEVDSEYRTAMRSLMTYMMEDPRYISSIMNVIWILRSLERIGDHARNMAEHLIYLVSGTDVRHSSLKEIKRTVRKAEERK is encoded by the coding sequence GTGAGTTACGAACAGGACCGCCATAGCAACCACATCTCCCAGAGCTTCAATGAAGAACTGGAGCAGATCCGTACAGAACTGCTAACGATGGGAGGTTTCGTTGAACGCCAGCTGAGCGATGCCGTTGAAGCTCTGGTAGAGGGTGACACCGAACAGGCAGAGCAAGCTCGCAAAAGCGATCAGGCAATCAACGACATGGAGATGATGATTGATGAGCAGTGCACACTGATCATCGCCCGCCGTCAGCCAGCCGCCGCAGACCTGCGTCTGATTATCTCTGTCAGCAAGGCCGTCAGCGACCTTGAACGAATTGGCGACGAAACCAGCCGGATCTGTCGTTACGCGATTGAGTTAGCTGATGAAGGTAAAAATGTACGGGGCTACCAGGAAGTTCGCCATATCGGTAACCTGGTGCGCGATATGCTGCAAAACTGCTTAACGGCTTTTGCTCGCAGCGATGCGGAAATGGCTTACAAAGTCGCAAAACAGGATAAAGAGGTCGATTCAGAATACCGCACAGCGATGCGCTCGCTGATGACCTATATGATGGAAGACCCTCGATACATTTCCAGCATCATGAACGTTATCTGGATATTGCGAAGCCTTGAGCGTATCGGTGACCACGCCCGCAATATGGCAGAGCATCTGATCTACCTGGTCAGTGGTACCGACGTACGCCACAGTAGCCTGAAAGAGATCAAGCGAACGGTTCGCAAAGCTGAAGAAAGAAAATAA
- a CDS encoding NADP-dependent oxidoreductase translates to MKAISIHQFGGLEELTYSTQPKPQLNSGDVLVKTTAAGVNPIDWKTCSGGGASGFIDEMPFIPGWEFSGVIADAGDTDFEVGQAVFGMIRFPQPAGCYAEYIAAPAAQISRLPDAVDLITAGGFPTTSLTAWQALFDKGALKPGQKVLILGAAGGVGHLAVQLAKWAGAHVTGTASMHNHEFLATLGCEHTIDYHSQNITDHVSNIDLIIDCIGGETAIEALPCLTADGAIVTLPSITKDQVVAAGAAQRRRVETILCEPSAKQLSEIAQLVADEQLQLHTTETFPLDKAAEAFELSQSGHVCGKLILTMDSQN, encoded by the coding sequence ATGAAAGCAATCTCTATACATCAGTTTGGCGGCCTCGAAGAGCTAACTTACAGCACCCAGCCTAAACCCCAGCTTAATTCCGGTGACGTTCTCGTAAAAACCACTGCTGCAGGGGTCAATCCTATCGATTGGAAAACCTGCTCAGGAGGTGGCGCCAGCGGTTTCATAGATGAGATGCCGTTTATACCCGGCTGGGAGTTTTCTGGCGTTATTGCTGATGCAGGGGATACTGACTTTGAAGTGGGTCAGGCGGTATTCGGGATGATTCGATTTCCTCAACCGGCCGGCTGCTATGCCGAATATATCGCAGCACCAGCAGCCCAAATCAGCCGGTTACCCGATGCTGTGGACCTGATCACCGCTGGCGGCTTTCCTACAACAAGCCTGACCGCGTGGCAGGCCCTGTTTGATAAAGGAGCCCTTAAACCGGGCCAGAAAGTACTGATATTAGGAGCGGCCGGTGGCGTCGGCCACCTTGCAGTACAGCTGGCAAAGTGGGCTGGAGCTCATGTTACCGGTACCGCATCCATGCACAACCACGAGTTTCTGGCAACGCTGGGGTGTGAACATACCATTGACTATCACAGCCAAAATATCACCGATCATGTCAGCAATATTGATCTGATTATTGACTGTATAGGAGGGGAAACTGCAATTGAAGCCCTGCCTTGCCTGACAGCAGACGGGGCTATCGTTACGCTTCCATCGATCACAAAAGACCAGGTAGTGGCTGCAGGAGCAGCTCAAAGACGCCGGGTTGAAACCATTCTTTGTGAGCCTTCGGCAAAGCAACTCAGTGAAATTGCTCAACTGGTTGCCGATGAACAGCTACAACTGCATACAACCGAGACATTCCCTCTGGATAAGGCAGCAGAAGCTTTCGAACTCAGTCAAAGCGGCCACGTTTGTGGCAAGCTGATTCTTACAATGGACTCACAGAATTAA
- the phoR gene encoding phosphate regulon sensor histidine kinase PhoR translates to MYNASHSIASNLLLTVVAGFVLGLIIGHPGWTLSVTLIIWGLYQIKQFNRLQQWLMSSDRSKVPESQGYWGELFDELSRDQKRQQQRTQSLRNVINRFQQSSAALSDAIVIIDGQNHLEWWNRAAEGLLGMKVKTDRGRSVMNLLRDPRFVRYYRKGLYEDPLELSSPIHNDIILEYRITRFGAGDRILVARDITRLKQLEQTRQDFVANASHELRTPLTVIRGYLETFLDQELPRPLQRGLSQMESQSKRMENLVSDLLLLSRLEASAHVADELPIPLHSIIYRLQEDGLALGKDKNQTITVDLEAGKTLLGQESEIFSAISNLVFNAVRYTPNEGNIKLRWWTDKKGGHFSVQDNGAGIDSIHLPRLQERFYRVDESRSSDSGGTGLGLAIVKHVMLRHGGRLTINSQPGKGSSFICHFPSDLIIATPAKEHIENE, encoded by the coding sequence ATGTATAACGCCAGCCACTCCATAGCCAGCAACCTGTTGTTAACCGTGGTGGCTGGGTTTGTACTGGGTCTGATCATTGGCCATCCCGGCTGGACCCTGTCTGTCACCCTGATTATCTGGGGACTCTATCAGATTAAGCAGTTCAATCGATTGCAACAATGGTTGATGAGCAGTGACCGCTCTAAGGTGCCTGAAAGTCAGGGCTATTGGGGGGAACTCTTTGATGAGCTATCCCGAGACCAAAAAAGACAACAACAGCGTACTCAGTCATTACGTAATGTGATCAATCGGTTCCAGCAATCCTCCGCAGCACTGAGCGACGCTATCGTCATTATTGATGGGCAGAACCATTTAGAGTGGTGGAACAGAGCCGCTGAAGGTCTGCTAGGGATGAAAGTCAAAACCGACCGGGGTCGCTCGGTCATGAATCTGCTACGGGATCCGCGCTTTGTCCGTTACTACCGCAAAGGGCTGTATGAGGATCCGTTAGAACTCTCCTCTCCGATACACAACGATATTATCCTGGAATACCGGATTACCCGCTTTGGGGCAGGCGACCGCATTCTGGTCGCCCGTGATATTACCCGCCTCAAACAACTGGAGCAGACCCGACAGGATTTCGTCGCTAACGCTTCTCACGAGCTGCGTACACCGCTTACAGTAATTCGTGGCTACCTAGAGACCTTTCTTGACCAAGAGCTGCCTCGACCACTACAGCGCGGTCTGAGCCAGATGGAAAGTCAGTCTAAACGGATGGAAAACCTGGTATCTGATCTCTTGCTCTTATCACGCCTTGAAGCCAGCGCTCATGTCGCTGATGAACTGCCTATTCCTCTTCATTCGATAATCTACCGATTACAAGAAGATGGCCTGGCCCTCGGCAAAGACAAGAACCAAACTATTACTGTTGACCTGGAAGCAGGCAAAACGCTTCTGGGTCAGGAATCGGAGATCTTTAGTGCGATTTCAAATCTGGTTTTTAATGCGGTTCGTTATACCCCCAATGAAGGCAATATTAAGCTACGCTGGTGGACCGACAAAAAGGGCGGTCACTTCTCAGTCCAGGATAACGGCGCGGGTATCGACAGTATTCACCTGCCACGACTGCAGGAACGTTTCTACAGGGTCGATGAGAGCAGGTCCTCAGATAGTGGTGGTACCGGTTTGGGTCTGGCCATTGTTAAACATGTAATGCTTCGTCATGGCGGTCGGCTAACCATCAATAGTCAGCCGGGTAAAGGTAGTAGCTTTATCTGCCATTTCCCTTCCGATCTCATTATCGCTACGCCGGCAAAAGAGCATATAGAAAACGAATAG
- the ubiA gene encoding 4-hydroxybenzoate octaprenyltransferase, producing MQSGAKPIEAGWQQKLQACGQLMRVNKPIGTYLVLWPMLFSLWIAAEGIPPLNLLFIFCLGTFLMRSAGCVINDFADRKVDGHVKRTAQRPLPGGRISAKEALILFFLLLVTAFILVLFTNSMTVYLSFGGVALAACYPFMKRYTHLPQVVLGMAFAWAIPMTFSATLNEIPPIAWLIYTATMLWTVAYDTMYAMVDRDDDIKIGVKSTAILFGDLDKIIIGILQLLTLIIFIMVGLQLSLSIGFYLGLTVMAGLFAYQQHLIKDRQRDACFSAFLNNNYAGLALFIGVVIHYLTV from the coding sequence ATGCAATCAGGCGCTAAACCGATCGAAGCTGGCTGGCAACAAAAACTGCAGGCTTGTGGTCAGCTGATGCGAGTAAATAAGCCGATCGGCACCTACCTGGTGCTCTGGCCGATGCTCTTTTCGCTATGGATCGCGGCTGAAGGCATCCCCCCACTGAATCTGCTATTCATTTTCTGCCTCGGCACTTTTTTAATGCGCTCAGCCGGCTGTGTAATCAATGACTTCGCCGACCGAAAAGTAGATGGGCATGTAAAACGCACCGCTCAACGCCCGCTTCCCGGAGGCAGAATTTCTGCAAAAGAAGCATTAATCCTATTTTTTCTGCTGCTGGTTACCGCTTTTATTCTCGTGCTGTTTACCAATTCGATGACGGTCTACCTCTCCTTTGGCGGTGTTGCCCTGGCCGCCTGTTACCCTTTTATGAAGCGTTATACCCACCTCCCCCAAGTCGTGCTGGGAATGGCATTTGCCTGGGCGATACCGATGACTTTCAGCGCGACTCTGAATGAGATTCCACCTATCGCCTGGCTAATCTACACCGCAACCATGCTCTGGACGGTAGCCTACGATACGATGTATGCAATGGTCGACCGGGATGACGATATAAAGATCGGCGTAAAATCCACTGCCATTTTATTTGGCGATCTGGATAAAATTATTATCGGTATTCTACAGCTGCTCACCCTGATCATATTTATTATGGTGGGCCTCCAACTTAGCTTATCGATCGGATTCTATCTCGGCCTGACAGTCATGGCAGGCTTGTTTGCTTATCAGCAGCATCTGATCAAAGACCGTCAGCGGGACGCCTGTTTTAGCGCCTTTCTCAACAACAATTATGCCGGCCTGGCCCTCTTCATCGGGGTGGTAATACACTATCTAACGGTTTAA
- a CDS encoding DUF1415 domain-containing protein, translated as MAKAQQHYSTEQIEQLTRQWVETMVVGLNLCPFAAPVVKDNSLRYAITDARGSESLVAAFMAEIEQLLAASEKEISTTLFIVPTGLEDFYDYLDHLRLFEELLEQAGLEGVIQLASFHPGYLFHGVAEDDLSHWSNRSPWPVFHIIREAEMSRALTHYSNPEQIPERNIKRLRELGREALIERFPPFADYC; from the coding sequence ATGGCTAAAGCGCAACAACACTACTCAACCGAGCAGATTGAGCAGCTTACCCGACAGTGGGTAGAGACAATGGTCGTGGGCTTGAATCTTTGCCCATTTGCCGCGCCGGTGGTTAAGGATAATTCGCTGCGCTATGCAATCACTGATGCTCGGGGTAGTGAGTCGCTGGTGGCCGCTTTTATGGCAGAGATCGAACAACTGCTGGCGGCCAGTGAAAAAGAGATATCGACTACATTGTTTATCGTGCCGACCGGCCTGGAAGACTTTTACGACTATCTCGATCACTTGCGTCTGTTTGAAGAGTTACTGGAGCAGGCGGGACTGGAGGGCGTGATTCAGCTGGCCAGTTTCCATCCGGGCTATCTGTTTCATGGCGTGGCTGAAGATGACCTGAGTCACTGGAGCAACCGTTCTCCCTGGCCGGTGTTCCATATTATTCGTGAGGCAGAAATGAGCCGGGCGCTAACCCATTACTCTAACCCGGAACAGATTCCTGAGCGCAATATCAAGCGACTGCGCGAGCTGGGGCGGGAAGCGTTAATTGAACGTTTTCCTCCTTTTGCGGATTATTGCTGA
- the phoB gene encoding phosphate regulon transcriptional regulator PhoB: MTSGKRVLIVDDEAPIREMIAVALEMAGYECMEADSAQAAHPMIVDNLPDMILLDWMMPGISGIEFARRLRKDEMTSDIPIIMLTAKTDEDNKIQGLETGIDDYITKPFSPRELVARLKTVLRRTTPKGIEEPITVDGLTLDPVSHRVSSELKPLELGPTEFRLLQFFMTHQDRAYSRSQLLDLVWGGNVYVEERTVDVHIRRLRKALGDRHDYLIQTVRGTGYRFSSQAA, translated from the coding sequence ATGACGTCGGGTAAACGCGTTCTGATTGTTGACGACGAGGCTCCGATTCGCGAAATGATCGCCGTTGCTCTCGAAATGGCAGGCTATGAGTGCATGGAGGCGGATTCCGCCCAGGCTGCCCATCCTATGATCGTTGATAATCTTCCAGATATGATCCTATTAGACTGGATGATGCCGGGTATCAGCGGTATCGAGTTTGCGCGACGCTTACGCAAAGATGAAATGACCTCAGATATCCCAATCATCATGCTAACGGCAAAAACCGATGAAGATAATAAGATTCAGGGTCTGGAAACCGGTATTGATGATTACATTACTAAGCCGTTCTCCCCCCGCGAGTTAGTTGCCCGACTGAAAACAGTACTTCGCCGAACAACCCCCAAAGGTATTGAAGAACCAATCACCGTCGATGGATTAACCCTGGACCCGGTCTCTCACCGGGTCAGCTCTGAGCTGAAACCACTGGAACTGGGCCCTACTGAATTCAGACTGCTGCAGTTCTTTATGACCCATCAGGATCGCGCCTATAGCCGAAGCCAACTGCTGGACCTGGTGTGGGGAGGCAATGTTTATGTTGAAGAGCGTACTGTTGATGTGCATATCCGTCGCCTGCGTAAAGCACTGGGTGACCGCCACGACTACCTGATACAAACAGTCCGTGGTACTGGCTACCGCTTTTCTTCTCAAGCGGCCTGA
- a CDS encoding diguanylate cyclase — MAKYVVYGNLNCPFSYALYELLANQNLLQNVEWRVVERSSESGSYLHSVESMSELASDIFNIRNRSPGVTISLPLSLSDSLFPSLCVIAAQRNDPVQSNLFLSNLYRALWIKGKDIANPSTIFHALEEAGINTELETDEACEETLLRWQNEWEHGNFGLRTPAIVANDGRRMVGLLNPQTVLEFMQGADVEPGTLTSSSRYQERMTIALLGEDPITELWPILSTLRDENNILLPQSLAALQEMLLSDERCPDLVLLHNTEQHANLIDICRSTSHLTREKQVPLAVIGTPISDTDEVSLYDMGVADYLLQQRNTSIIQARINILLQLKRAHDMLARAASIDTLTQVYNRREFERCFETEWRRGQRSRQSISVILIDIDHFKAYNDNLGHLNGDNCLRQIASSIRDSARRAQDLVCRFGGEEFIILLPETDRTGAEILAEHIRQQIIDLDIRHSPNFKDQPVTISLGVASTLPSQKGQSPKELIDQADIALYKAKKQGRNQVAVFDE; from the coding sequence ATGGCTAAATACGTTGTATATGGAAACCTTAACTGCCCTTTCAGTTATGCATTGTATGAGCTGCTTGCCAACCAAAACCTGTTGCAAAACGTTGAATGGCGTGTCGTTGAGCGCTCTAGCGAATCTGGCTCCTATTTGCACAGTGTCGAGAGCATGTCCGAGCTTGCCAGTGATATTTTCAACATCCGCAATCGCTCCCCAGGGGTGACTATTTCTCTGCCGTTAAGCCTGAGTGACAGCCTGTTCCCCTCTTTATGTGTCATTGCCGCTCAACGTAACGATCCTGTGCAATCAAACCTATTTCTCAGTAATCTTTACCGCGCGTTATGGATAAAAGGTAAAGATATCGCCAACCCCTCAACTATTTTTCACGCGCTTGAAGAGGCCGGCATAAACACTGAATTAGAAACCGACGAAGCCTGCGAAGAAACCCTTCTGCGCTGGCAAAATGAATGGGAGCATGGCAACTTTGGCCTTCGAACCCCCGCCATTGTGGCTAATGACGGGCGCCGTATGGTGGGATTATTAAACCCACAAACCGTGCTCGAGTTCATGCAGGGAGCCGACGTGGAACCCGGTACCCTCACCAGCAGTTCCCGTTATCAGGAAAGAATGACGATAGCCCTTCTTGGGGAAGACCCTATTACTGAGCTTTGGCCAATACTGTCCACGCTCAGAGATGAGAACAACATACTTCTGCCTCAGTCATTAGCAGCACTGCAAGAGATGTTGCTTTCAGACGAACGTTGCCCGGATCTCGTGCTGCTTCATAATACGGAACAGCACGCAAATCTTATCGACATCTGTCGGAGTACCTCCCATTTAACCCGGGAAAAACAGGTTCCCCTAGCCGTGATTGGCACACCCATCTCTGATACTGATGAGGTGAGCCTATATGATATGGGGGTTGCAGATTATCTGTTACAACAACGTAACACTTCTATCATTCAGGCACGCATCAACATACTCCTGCAGTTGAAGCGCGCTCACGATATGCTTGCCAGAGCAGCGAGCATTGATACCCTGACACAGGTTTATAATCGCAGAGAGTTTGAGCGCTGCTTCGAAACTGAGTGGCGCCGGGGCCAGCGTTCACGCCAATCCATTTCAGTTATCCTGATCGATATCGACCATTTCAAAGCCTACAACGACAACCTTGGACACTTGAACGGCGATAACTGCTTGCGACAAATAGCCTCAAGCATTCGGGATTCAGCCCGCCGGGCTCAAGATCTGGTTTGCCGTTTTGGCGGGGAAGAATTTATCATTCTGCTACCGGAAACTGACCGAACAGGCGCTGAAATATTAGCAGAGCATATCCGACAACAGATCATAGATCTGGATATTCGTCATAGCCCTAATTTTAAAGACCAGCCCGTTACTATTAGCTTGGGTGTTGCTTCAACGCTGCCTTCGCAGAAGGGGCAATCCCCGAAAGAACTCATCGATCAAGCTGATATCGCCCTCTATAAGGCGAAGAAACAAGGTCGCAATCAGGTTGCGGTCTTTGATGAATAG
- the cysZ gene encoding sulfate transporter CysZ, with translation MKGNPFRGANFFMRGLAMLPEKGIRHFVLVPLLINVFLFTGAIWLLFDQMGYWIDYLLSSILPDWDWLQFLRYLLWPLVAGFVLITVYYSFSVVANIIAAPFNGILSEKVEQRLRGVTVTDSGWQEIIALIPRTVAREISKLLYYLPRLLFLLVLTFIPVLGIVAPFLLFLFGCWMMAIQYCDYPMDNNHVSFRDMKDSLKQRRLTSVGFGGLVSVGMMIPLVNLLVMPAAVIGATIFWVEEYTGDTEIDLTLRQDQGRLE, from the coding sequence ATGAAAGGAAACCCGTTCCGCGGCGCAAATTTTTTTATGCGTGGCCTGGCAATGTTGCCGGAAAAAGGCATACGACATTTTGTGTTAGTGCCGTTGTTGATCAATGTTTTTTTATTTACCGGGGCTATCTGGCTGCTATTTGATCAGATGGGCTACTGGATCGATTATTTACTGAGTTCTATTTTGCCAGACTGGGACTGGCTACAGTTCCTCCGTTACTTATTGTGGCCGCTGGTAGCTGGCTTTGTGTTAATCACGGTGTATTACAGTTTCAGTGTGGTGGCTAATATCATTGCTGCACCCTTCAATGGCATATTGTCTGAGAAGGTTGAGCAGCGCTTGCGCGGAGTCACGGTAACTGATTCCGGTTGGCAGGAAATTATAGCCCTGATTCCCCGAACGGTAGCCCGTGAGATTTCAAAATTACTCTACTATCTTCCCCGGTTGTTGTTTTTACTCGTACTGACGTTTATCCCGGTGCTGGGTATCGTTGCACCGTTTCTGTTGTTCCTCTTTGGCTGCTGGATGATGGCGATTCAATATTGTGATTACCCGATGGATAATAATCACGTTAGCTTTCGGGATATGAAAGATTCCCTTAAGCAGCGGCGACTAACATCAGTTGGTTTTGGCGGCCTGGTGTCCGTGGGTATGATGATTCCGTTGGTGAATTTGCTGGTGATGCCGGCCGCGGTGATAGGCGCGACCATTTTCTGGGTTGAGGAATATACAGGTGACACTGAGATTGACCTGACGCTGCGTCAGGATCAGGGGCGATTAGAGTAA
- a CDS encoding chorismate--pyruvate lyase family protein: MIVPIPAALNQNSFDVRWYTLRRPAAPDAPNIWRKWLLDRGSLTQHLLQASNGDFKVEVVRQIWGRPTRSEALALGISPRQIALIREVQLVGLGQPWVFARTIIPATTLTGKQRELNFLGNRSLGTVLFRDPTMRRGALQISRLKIRSGETVWARRSMFKLANKPLLVAEVFLPALQQVNYRKK, encoded by the coding sequence ATGATCGTGCCAATCCCTGCAGCCCTTAATCAAAATAGCTTCGACGTTCGCTGGTATACACTGCGACGTCCGGCAGCTCCTGATGCTCCGAATATCTGGCGAAAGTGGCTACTGGACCGTGGCTCTCTGACCCAACACCTGTTGCAGGCCAGTAACGGTGATTTTAAAGTTGAGGTTGTACGCCAGATATGGGGACGTCCTACCCGCTCAGAAGCTCTGGCGCTGGGGATTTCGCCCAGACAGATAGCGTTAATCCGTGAAGTACAACTGGTCGGTCTTGGGCAACCCTGGGTATTCGCCCGAACAATTATTCCGGCGACCACCCTCACAGGTAAACAACGGGAATTAAACTTCCTGGGAAACCGTTCCCTAGGGACCGTCCTCTTCCGCGACCCAACGATGCGCAGAGGCGCTCTCCAAATCAGTCGGCTTAAAATAAGGAGTGGAGAAACGGTCTGGGCTCGTCGGTCCATGTTTAAGCTGGCAAATAAGCCCCTGCTGGTAGCCGAGGTTTTCCTGCCGGCACTACAACAGGTAAACTATCGGAAAAAATGA